One Shewanella sp. MR-4 DNA window includes the following coding sequences:
- a CDS encoding ABC transporter ATP-binding protein, protein MILIQCQGLSKHYGSKKALNNVNLTLESGAPIALVGPNGAGKTTLFSLLCGYLTPSAGTVRILGEAPNSPALLGQIAALPQDATLDPNLTIISQLSFFARLQGMDSKQAHQEALRVLNLVDLAEVAQQKPPSLSHGMSKRVAIAQALIGSPKLVLLDEPTAGLDPANAKKIRELVRTLSPTTTFVISSHNLEELEKLCDQVLYLDKGELGQSISMRSSNSGSDYLTLTMESCDSEALIQAVGQIAGVVNITSKQAHVFVIQLDDTVNPPYEFETALLALFKQQHWQYKMLLKGRTLEETLFS, encoded by the coding sequence ATGATCCTCATTCAATGCCAAGGACTGTCCAAACACTATGGCAGTAAAAAAGCGCTCAATAACGTTAACTTAACCCTCGAATCGGGAGCGCCCATCGCCTTGGTTGGCCCTAACGGTGCGGGTAAAACCACGCTATTTAGCCTGCTCTGTGGTTACCTCACCCCAAGCGCGGGCACGGTTCGTATTCTGGGAGAAGCACCAAATAGTCCAGCATTATTAGGACAAATTGCCGCCCTGCCACAGGATGCGACGCTCGATCCCAATTTAACCATTATCAGCCAGTTAAGCTTCTTCGCGCGCCTTCAAGGGATGGATAGCAAGCAGGCACATCAAGAAGCCCTACGAGTGCTGAATTTAGTGGACTTAGCCGAGGTGGCGCAGCAAAAGCCACCGAGCCTTAGCCATGGGATGAGTAAACGAGTCGCGATTGCCCAAGCCTTAATTGGCTCGCCTAAGTTGGTGTTGTTAGATGAACCAACCGCAGGACTCGATCCTGCCAATGCGAAGAAAATCCGTGAACTCGTCAGAACGCTGTCGCCCACAACCACCTTTGTGATCAGCTCACACAACTTGGAGGAACTCGAGAAGCTCTGTGACCAAGTGCTGTATCTAGATAAAGGTGAGCTGGGACAATCAATTTCGATGCGCTCATCCAATAGCGGCAGTGATTATCTCACCCTCACCATGGAAAGCTGCGACAGTGAAGCGCTGATCCAAGCCGTAGGCCAAATAGCCGGTGTAGTGAATATCACCTCAAAACAAGCCCATGTGTTTGTGATCCAATTGGATGACACTGTAAATCCACCTTATGAGTTTGAAACCGCCCTGCTCGCCCTATTTAAGCAGCAGCATTGGCAATATAAGATGCTACTGAAAGGACGTACATTGGAAGAAACGTTATTTTCTTAA
- a CDS encoding ABC transporter permease subunit, translated as MTPNAPSTFNNMLLIAGFECRKFLFNLRGIIALIAFALVWGILLLYPIQGASTLLMQPNVKDLIDGLLGSQALNVLFDWPVAEMAIFWCFALYLFPMFSILIAADQFSSDKTRGTLRFYTLRTSKDSLLFGRFLGQILIQGLLILLTILATIALALTRDIGLLLPALTSGALVGVNLVIVILPFTAVMTLLSLYANTARQAMVLATILWTVVSIALLILGNQSSLFEGLQWILPGAQLSNMVNTNGLNSFAYAPIPLLQTAFALFLGRVYIQRSQL; from the coding sequence ATGACACCAAACGCTCCCAGTACATTCAACAACATGCTTTTGATCGCTGGCTTTGAATGTCGCAAATTTCTATTTAACCTTCGCGGAATTATCGCCCTTATCGCCTTTGCACTGGTGTGGGGGATTTTATTGCTCTATCCCATCCAAGGCGCTTCGACTTTATTGATGCAGCCCAATGTAAAAGATCTGATCGACGGTCTCTTGGGCAGCCAAGCACTAAACGTGCTGTTTGACTGGCCCGTGGCGGAAATGGCCATCTTCTGGTGCTTTGCGTTGTATCTGTTTCCAATGTTCAGTATTTTGATTGCCGCCGATCAGTTTTCCTCAGACAAAACCCGCGGCACATTGCGCTTCTATACCCTAAGAACCAGCAAAGACAGCCTACTCTTCGGCCGCTTTTTGGGGCAAATCTTGATCCAAGGTTTACTGATCTTATTGACCATCCTCGCCACCATAGCGCTGGCACTCACTCGCGACATCGGCTTGTTATTACCCGCATTAACGTCGGGTGCCTTGGTCGGCGTCAACTTGGTTATCGTGATTTTACCCTTTACCGCGGTCATGACCTTATTGTCCCTCTATGCCAATACGGCACGGCAAGCGATGGTTTTGGCCACTATATTGTGGACGGTCGTCTCGATTGCATTATTGATTTTGGGTAATCAATCCAGCTTATTTGAAGGCTTACAATGGATATTGCCGGGCGCTCAACTGTCGAACATGGTCAACACCAATGGACTCAATAGCTTTGCCTACGCGCCAATCCCCCTATTACAAACCGCATTCGCCCTCTTCCTTGGCCGCGTTTATATCCAAAGGAGTCAACTATGA
- a CDS encoding YceH family protein — protein MELTLHEARVIGCLLEKEVTTPEQYPLSLNALTLACNQKTSRDPVLDLSEALVQDALDSLNKKRLISEQSGFGSRVVKYKHRFCNTEFSELQLSSAAVAIICLLLLRGPQTPGELRTRSNRLHDFKDVLEVEACIKQLMERDKPVLAQLPREPGKRECRYAELFSQGAEQINAASLSADSPSAGSNSLNAQDRQQLEARVTQLEEQVAELKDKLDSLIASLS, from the coding sequence ATGGAACTCACGTTACACGAAGCCAGAGTTATCGGTTGTCTACTTGAAAAAGAAGTCACCACCCCAGAGCAATACCCTCTTTCACTCAATGCCCTGACCCTCGCCTGTAATCAAAAAACCAGCCGCGATCCCGTACTGGACTTAAGCGAAGCGCTGGTTCAAGACGCCCTGGATTCATTGAATAAAAAGCGACTAATCAGCGAGCAATCCGGCTTTGGTAGCCGAGTCGTCAAATACAAGCACAGATTCTGCAACACCGAATTTAGCGAGTTACAACTTTCCAGCGCCGCTGTGGCGATTATCTGTTTGCTGTTGCTTCGCGGCCCACAAACGCCGGGCGAATTGCGTACCCGCAGCAACAGGTTGCATGACTTTAAAGATGTGCTTGAGGTTGAAGCCTGCATTAAGCAGCTGATGGAGCGAGATAAACCCGTGCTAGCGCAGTTACCACGGGAGCCGGGTAAGCGTGAATGCCGTTATGCAGAGCTGTTTTCCCAAGGCGCAGAGCAGATTAACGCCGCGTCATTATCCGCCGATTCGCCGAGCGCGGGCTCAAACTCACTTAACGCTCAAGATAGACAACAACTGGAAGCCAGAGTCACGCAGCTTGAAGAGCAAGTGGCTGAACTTAAAGATAAGTTAGACTCGCTTATCGCTTCTTTATCCTAA
- a CDS encoding S1 RNA-binding domain-containing protein encodes MIQIGKTCKLEVVKQVSFGVYLNAHEFGQVLLPNKATPKDCQVGDWLEVFLYLDSEDIVIATTRKPLAQVGEFAYLKAVATGPYGAFLDWGLDKDLLLPFGEQHKPIEEGRSYLVYVHVNRADERIVASSKIDKFLDKTPAQYEVGQQVDLYIGGTTDLGYKAIINHAHWGVIYQNEVFQKLRFGQRVKGFIKQVRRDGKIDLVLQQGSKQELDKHAHIILVKLKQAGGFLPLTDKTDAEVIYEQLGMSKKAFKKSIGGLFKAGKLSIDDDGLRLTEAD; translated from the coding sequence ATGATACAGATAGGAAAAACCTGCAAACTTGAGGTGGTAAAACAAGTCAGCTTCGGTGTGTATTTAAATGCCCACGAGTTTGGCCAAGTATTACTGCCCAACAAAGCCACCCCAAAAGATTGCCAAGTCGGTGACTGGCTAGAGGTATTTTTATATCTGGACTCTGAAGATATCGTCATTGCTACCACGCGCAAACCTTTGGCCCAAGTCGGTGAGTTTGCCTATTTAAAAGCGGTGGCAACGGGTCCTTACGGTGCATTTTTAGATTGGGGATTAGATAAAGATCTGTTGCTCCCCTTTGGCGAGCAGCACAAACCCATCGAAGAAGGCCGCTCTTACCTCGTTTACGTGCATGTTAACCGCGCGGATGAACGTATTGTCGCCTCATCAAAAATCGATAAGTTCCTCGATAAGACTCCAGCTCAGTACGAAGTGGGTCAACAGGTTGACTTGTATATCGGTGGCACCACAGATTTAGGCTACAAAGCCATTATTAACCATGCCCACTGGGGCGTGATTTACCAAAATGAAGTGTTCCAAAAGCTGCGTTTTGGTCAAAGAGTGAAAGGTTTTATCAAACAAGTTCGCCGCGATGGCAAAATCGATTTGGTCTTGCAGCAAGGCAGTAAGCAAGAGCTCGATAAGCACGCGCACATTATTTTGGTGAAACTCAAACAAGCTGGCGGTTTTTTACCCCTGACCGATAAAACCGATGCCGAAGTGATTTACGAGCAACTCGGCATGAGTAAAAAAGCCTTCAAAAAGAGCATCGGCGGTTTGTTTAAAGCTGGTAAGTTAAGCATCGATGACGATGGTTTACGCCTGACTGAAGCAGACTGA
- the speA gene encoding biosynthetic arginine decarboxylase, whose product MNDWSIDAARAGYNVTHWSQGFYGISDQGEVTVSPDPKNPDHKIGLNELAKDMVKAGVALPVLVRFPQILHHRVNSLCQAFDQAIQKYEYQADYLLVYPIKVNQQKTVVEEILASQASKEVPQLGLEAGSKPELMAVLAMAQKASSVIVCNGYKDNEYIRLALIGEKLGHKVYIVLEKLSELKMVLAESKRLGVKPRLGLRARLAFQGKGKWQASGGEKSKFGLSAAQILTVVDQLKENDMLDSLQLLHFHLGSQIANIRDIRQGVSEAARFYCELRELGASINCFDVGGGLAVDYDGTRSQSNNSMNYGLSEYANNIVNVLTDICNEYEQPMPRIISESGRHLTAHHAVLITDVIGTEAYQVEDIQPPAEESPQLLHNMWQSWTELSGRADQRALIEIYHDSQSDLQEAQSLFALGQLSLAERAWAEQANLRVCHEVQGLLSTKNRYHRPIIDELNEKLADKFFVNFSLFQSLPDAWGIDQVFPVLPLSGLDKAPERRAVMLDITCDSDGIVDQYVDGQGIETTLPVPAWSAESPYLMGFFMVGAYQEILGDMHNLFGDTNSAVVSIEENGMTNIESVLAGDTVADVLRYVNLDAVDFMRTYEELVNQHIVEEERAQILEELQVGLKGYTYLEDFS is encoded by the coding sequence ATGAATGATTGGTCTATTGATGCTGCTCGTGCTGGGTACAACGTTACCCACTGGAGCCAAGGGTTTTATGGGATCAGCGACCAAGGTGAGGTGACAGTGTCGCCGGATCCTAAGAATCCTGATCACAAGATTGGCTTAAATGAGCTAGCAAAAGACATGGTTAAAGCGGGGGTCGCTTTACCTGTATTAGTTCGTTTCCCGCAAATTCTGCACCACAGAGTGAACAGTTTGTGCCAAGCATTCGACCAAGCGATACAAAAATATGAGTATCAGGCGGACTATTTGCTGGTTTACCCCATTAAAGTAAACCAACAAAAAACTGTGGTAGAAGAGATCCTTGCGAGCCAAGCATCAAAAGAAGTTCCACAATTAGGCCTAGAAGCCGGCAGTAAGCCAGAATTAATGGCCGTACTGGCCATGGCGCAAAAAGCCAGTTCAGTGATTGTATGTAACGGTTATAAAGATAACGAATACATCCGTTTAGCCTTAATTGGTGAAAAGTTAGGCCATAAGGTCTACATCGTTTTAGAAAAACTGTCTGAGCTGAAGATGGTGTTGGCCGAATCTAAGCGCTTAGGGGTGAAACCTCGCTTAGGTCTACGTGCGCGCCTTGCATTCCAAGGTAAAGGCAAGTGGCAAGCCAGCGGTGGCGAAAAGTCTAAGTTCGGTTTATCTGCGGCGCAGATTTTAACTGTGGTAGATCAGTTAAAAGAAAACGACATGTTGGATTCGCTGCAGTTATTGCACTTCCACTTAGGTTCGCAAATCGCGAACATCCGCGATATTCGTCAGGGTGTGAGTGAAGCGGCGCGTTTCTACTGTGAATTACGCGAGTTAGGCGCCAGCATCAACTGCTTCGACGTCGGCGGTGGTTTAGCGGTGGATTACGACGGCACACGTAGCCAAAGTAACAACTCAATGAACTATGGCTTAAGCGAATACGCCAATAACATCGTTAACGTGCTTACCGATATCTGTAATGAATACGAGCAACCTATGCCACGTATTATTTCAGAATCAGGCCGTCACTTAACGGCGCACCATGCAGTGCTGATCACCGACGTGATTGGTACTGAAGCCTATCAGGTAGAAGATATCCAGCCGCCAGCGGAAGAATCGCCACAACTGCTGCACAACATGTGGCAATCGTGGACTGAGTTGAGCGGCCGCGCTGATCAACGTGCACTGATTGAGATTTACCACGATAGCCAAAGCGACTTGCAAGAAGCGCAATCACTGTTTGCCTTGGGTCAATTAAGCTTGGCGGAGCGTGCGTGGGCTGAACAGGCAAACCTGCGTGTTTGTCACGAAGTGCAAGGTTTGTTAAGCACCAAAAACCGTTACCACAGACCGATCATCGATGAGTTAAACGAAAAGTTAGCCGATAAGTTCTTCGTTAACTTCTCACTATTCCAATCGTTACCGGATGCTTGGGGTATCGATCAGGTGTTCCCTGTACTGCCGCTGTCAGGTTTAGACAAAGCGCCAGAGCGCCGCGCTGTTATGTTGGACATTACCTGTGACTCTGACGGTATTGTTGACCAATACGTAGACGGTCAAGGGATTGAAACCACGCTGCCAGTTCCGGCTTGGAGCGCAGAGAGCCCTTACTTGATGGGCTTCTTTATGGTGGGCGCATATCAGGAAATTTTAGGCGATATGCACAACCTGTTTGGTGATACTAACTCTGCGGTGGTCAGCATCGAAGAAAACGGTATGACTAATATTGAGTCGGTACTTGCCGGTGACACAGTCGCTGACGTACTTCGTTATGTTAACTTAGATGCGGTCGACTTTATGCGCACCTACGAAGAGTTAGTGAACCAGCATATTGTTGAAGAAGAACGCGCGCAAATTTTAGAAGAATTACAAGTGGGCCTAAAAGGTTACACTTATTTAGAAGATTTTTCTTAA
- a CDS encoding adenosylmethionine decarboxylase, translating to MFFEGAEKKLEIRLTPKLASLRLREYGFWSTLVACANAEILSTSSNHACDAYLLSESSLFVWDYKILILTCGNSTLIEAACYFINALGAEHIAALCYQRKNEYQAQLQSTSFADDIAKLRLLIPGEAFRMGHLDSHHHYVFCAENQSVSSSETSLELMMYHIRGELAEYLKLPTQTEHGIYLQLGLQQLFGDFQLDMHCFQPAGFSLNAIRGADYFTLHITPSMGQGDNSYVSFETNLDLAVYPHPVVARLLDLFSPISWDLINFNQPINTAGFPAHICLGQGLVTTGSGSQISFRHYQQLEPQILQPEFI from the coding sequence ATGTTTTTTGAAGGCGCGGAAAAAAAGCTTGAGATCAGGCTCACACCCAAGCTGGCATCACTACGCCTGCGGGAGTATGGCTTTTGGTCGACGCTGGTGGCCTGTGCGAATGCAGAAATCCTCTCAACAAGCAGTAATCATGCCTGCGATGCCTATCTGCTGAGTGAATCGAGCCTGTTCGTCTGGGACTATAAAATTCTGATCCTTACCTGCGGCAATAGCACCCTGATTGAGGCGGCCTGCTACTTTATTAACGCCTTAGGGGCTGAGCACATCGCCGCGCTCTGCTATCAGCGCAAGAATGAGTACCAAGCCCAGTTACAAAGCACCAGCTTTGCTGACGATATTGCTAAATTGCGACTCTTGATCCCTGGCGAAGCCTTTCGAATGGGTCATTTGGATTCACACCATCACTATGTGTTTTGCGCCGAAAATCAATCGGTTTCCTCAAGCGAAACCAGCCTTGAACTGATGATGTACCACATCCGTGGCGAGCTTGCCGAGTATCTCAAGTTGCCAACACAAACCGAGCATGGGATTTATCTGCAGCTTGGCTTGCAACAACTTTTCGGCGATTTTCAGCTAGATATGCATTGTTTTCAGCCTGCCGGGTTTTCGTTGAATGCGATACGAGGTGCTGACTATTTTACCTTGCATATCACACCATCGATGGGACAAGGGGATAATTCCTATGTCAGTTTTGAGACTAATCTGGATTTAGCCGTTTATCCCCATCCAGTCGTGGCGCGATTGCTGGATTTATTCTCCCCAATCAGTTGGGATTTGATTAATTTTAATCAGCCTATCAATACGGCGGGATTTCCTGCGCATATTTGCTTAGGTCAAGGTTTAGTGACAACTGGGTCGGGTAGTCAGATTTCCTTCCGTCACTATCAGCAGCTTGAACCCCAAATACTGCAACCTGAGTTTATCTAG
- the pdxH gene encoding pyridoxamine 5'-phosphate oxidase, translating to MTDLSDIRREYTKGGLRRADLPQNPMQLFELWMTQARDAELSDPTAMCVATVDEHGQPYQRIVLLKRFDDSGFVFFTNLGSRKAQQIAANNKVSLHFPWHPIERQVSILGEAQPLSTAEVLKYFMTRPKDSQIAAWVSQQSSKLSARQVLEGKFFEMKAKFAKGDVPLPSFWGGYLVKPSSIEFWQGGEHRLHDRFLYTRQADEWVIDRLAP from the coding sequence ATGACAGATCTCAGTGATATTCGCCGCGAATACACCAAAGGCGGTCTAAGACGCGCCGATTTACCACAAAATCCCATGCAGCTATTCGAGTTATGGATGACGCAAGCTCGCGATGCTGAGCTGAGCGATCCCACGGCGATGTGTGTTGCCACCGTCGATGAGCATGGTCAGCCCTATCAGCGAATTGTGCTGTTAAAGCGCTTCGATGACTCGGGATTTGTGTTCTTCACTAACCTAGGTAGCCGAAAAGCGCAGCAGATCGCAGCCAATAATAAGGTGAGTCTGCATTTTCCTTGGCATCCGATTGAACGCCAAGTATCGATTCTCGGTGAGGCGCAGCCACTCTCTACCGCCGAAGTGCTGAAATACTTTATGACCCGTCCTAAGGATAGCCAGATAGCCGCTTGGGTGTCACAGCAGTCGAGCAAACTGAGCGCGCGACAAGTACTCGAAGGTAAGTTCTTTGAAATGAAAGCCAAATTTGCCAAGGGCGATGTGCCCTTACCGAGCTTTTGGGGCGGCTACTTAGTTAAACCCTCGAGTATCGAGTTTTGGCAGGGCGGGGAGCACAGGCTGCACGATCGTTTCCTCTACACTCGCCAAGCGGATGAATGGGTCATTGACCGTTTAGCACCTTAA
- a CDS encoding YaiI/YqxD family protein encodes MGQYKIWVDADACPNPIKEILFRAAERKSLPLVLVANQMLRVPPSPYISQVRVGSGFDVADQYIVDHVEATHLVITADIPLAAQVIEKGALALNPRGELYTTDNIRQKLTMRDFMEDLRSSGVHTGGPDALSAADKQAFANSLDKWLVRV; translated from the coding sequence GTGGGACAGTATAAGATTTGGGTCGATGCCGATGCCTGCCCAAACCCGATTAAAGAGATTTTATTTCGCGCGGCAGAACGTAAGTCGCTGCCGCTAGTGCTGGTGGCGAACCAAATGCTGCGGGTGCCACCATCGCCTTATATCAGCCAAGTGCGTGTCGGCTCAGGTTTTGATGTGGCAGATCAATACATTGTCGACCATGTTGAGGCTACGCATTTAGTGATCACCGCCGATATCCCGTTGGCGGCGCAAGTGATTGAAAAGGGTGCGCTGGCGCTTAATCCCCGCGGTGAGCTCTACACCACTGACAATATTCGCCAAAAACTGACGATGCGCGATTTTATGGAAGATTTACGTTCATCAGGTGTGCATACCGGTGGTCCTGATGCCTTATCGGCGGCGGATAAACAGGCTTTTGCCAATAGTTTAGATAAGTGGCTGGTGCGAGTTTAA